The following coding sequences are from one Mytilus trossulus isolate FHL-02 chromosome 8, PNRI_Mtr1.1.1.hap1, whole genome shotgun sequence window:
- the LOC134682104 gene encoding uncharacterized protein LOC134682104 gives MADWTCLQEVVLGKVLRYSEILDKFCISKTCRSWECAAFRPEAWANVCISGEKLQITCNIKCLDETISEQKMSSELLCFVQKGSNLIKNLHVTFCKPFDIELFKQVISDCQNLTSLQLSIGCNTDEKLEMLIHDCVNNLFINKKDIKIVRIYDVSLPKKLIDQSPFLDGDVIPGLNVSKSEYPTVPFGASHAQHLKELWIVNSFLEVHFLRNILYLVNLTELAINPQQLDYSLLVHLASNSLRDLFIVANEKTPTFYNEAPINDAQWKDIRRNSPTLRVHCYFSCTHEWADRDVIFKPSMPLASLIYKQNVWLRYPFLIHHFMSAYCETLEEFVDYSLSERTYEQDYGKTFLSRMDELVITVARNCHKLKWLTVKEPLSSASIILIACLNRNIRRFLVRDDMILYTNDIPDDVFPDEVIKQTVNLFYDTPEKLSEKMSEILNTRWTPLSRSNYFAILKNKYKKFK, from the coding sequence ATGGCTGACTGGACATGTTTACAAGAAGTAGTGCTTGGAAAAGTACTCCGTTATTCAGAAATACTCGATAAATTCTGTATTAGTAAAACATGCCGTTCGTGGGAATGTGCTGCTTTCCGACCCGAGGCGTGGGCGAATGTATGTATTTCTGGAGAAAAGCTTCAGATTACATGCAATATAAAGTGTCTTGACGAAACTATTTCAGAACAAAAAATGAGCTCAGaacttttatgttttgttcaGAAGGGAAGTaatctaataaaaaatctaCATGTAACATTTTGCAAACCGTTTGACATTGAACTTTTTAAACAGGTAATATCTGATTGTCAAAATCTTACATCTTTACAATTATCCATAGGGTGTAATACAGATGAGAAATTAGAAATGTTGATTCACGATTGTGTAAACAATTTGTTCATAAACAAGAAAGATATCAAAATCGTCCGAATTTATGATGTTTCTCTTCCTAAGAAACTTATAGATCAAAGTCCATTCCTTGATGGTGATGTTATTCCAGGACTCAATGTGTCGAAGTCCGAATATCCTACAGTTCCATTCGGAGCTTCTCATGCACAACATCTTAAAGAGCTATGGATTGTCAATTCCTTTCTAGAGGTGCATTTTTTAAGGAATATCTTGTATTTAGTTAACCTGACAGAATTAGCTATTAATCCACAACAACTAGATTATAGTCTTTTAGTTCATTTAGCTTCAAACTCTCTCAGAGATCTTTTTATTGTTGCCAACGAAAAGACGCCGACTTTTTACAACGAGGCGCCTATTAACGATGCACAGTGGAAGGATATTAGGAGGAATAGCCCAACACTACGAGTTCATTGTTACTTTAGCTGCACCCATGAGTGGGCTGACAGAGATGTAATATTCAAACCTAGTATGCCTTTGGCTTCCCTTATTTATAAACAGAACGTCTGGTTGCGATATCCTTTTTTAATTCATCATTTCATGTCGGCATATTGTGAAACGTTAGAAGAATTCGTAGATTATAGTTTATCAGAAAGGACATATGAACAAGACTATGGCAAAACATTTCTTTCTAGAATGGATGAGTTGGTAATTACCGTTGCCAGAAACTGTCATAAACTGAAATGGCTTACGGTTAAAGAACCTTTATCTAGTGCTTCAATAATTTTGATTGCGTGTCTCAATAGAAATATTAGACGTTTTCTTGTCCGTGATGATATGATCCTTTACACAAATGACATCCCAGATGATGTTTTTCCAGATGAAGTTATAAAACAAACAGTGAATCTTTTCTACGACACCCCTGAGAAGCTTAGTGAGAAGATGTCTGAAATTCTTAATACCAGATGGACGCCATTGTCCAGGAGTAATTACTTTGCTATcctaaaaaacaaatacaagaaatttaaataa